The following proteins come from a genomic window of Nicotiana tomentosiformis chromosome 12, ASM39032v3, whole genome shotgun sequence:
- the LOC104099324 gene encoding cell number regulator 1-like: MQTSDGNNDNFPSPPGRLSPLQIPKLESSSIQGPQNSLPPSPAPPIHIPPSPSSSRNLMHESHLLPPTTTTMTRATLVPSSPKIPVCGPPSPAQSMPGSPSLPPRKPPLCHQSSMMQPPPYGYPPLGVPPPFPYYSSPFPHDQFRPFYLPMTPGNNNVFNGHVYSQPWSTGLFDCFSDLKNCFITCLCPCVTFGQVDEIVSEGQMAWWESALMFGLLESLCFSQASFVIAWYHRAQFRKKYNLMGNLLSEFAIALCCTRLVLCQNYRQLNKLGFDVALGWKANKKKQRRIASQTAARFVPPVVNPGMFR; encoded by the exons ATGCAAACATCAGATGGTAATAATGACAATTTTCCATCTCCCCCTGGTCGATTATCACCATTACAAATTCCAAAACTTGAATCTTCTTCAATTCAAGGACCACAAAATTCTCTACCACCATCACCGGCTCCGCCAATTCATATACCTCCCTCGCCATCATCATCACGAAATTTGATGCACGAGTCACATTTATtgccaccaacaacaacaacaatgacaagagCTACGCTCGTTCCATCGTCACCAAAAATTCCTGTTTGTGGGCCTCCTTCGCCAGCGCAATCAATGCCTGGATCTCCATCATTACCACCACGTAAACCACCGTTATGTCACCAATCCTCCATGATGCAGCCACCTCCATATGGTTACCCACCCCTAGGGGTGCCACCACCATTTCCATATTATTCTTCCCCCTTTCCTCATGACCAATTTCGTCCATTTTATTTGCCAATGACCCCTGGAAATAATAATGTCTTTAATGGTCACGTTTACAGTCAGCCCTGGTCCACAGGCCTTTTTGATTGTTTTTCAGACCTCAAGAACT GTTTTATTACATGCTTATGTCCCTGCGTTACTTTTGGGCAAGTGGATGAGATTGTATCTGAAGGGCAAATGG CTTGGTGGGAAAGTGCACTGATGTTTGGACTACTGGAATCGCTTTGCTTCAGTCAAGCATCATTCGTTATTGCATGGTATCATCGTGCGCAGTTCAGGAAAAAATACAATTTGATGGGTAATCTCCTTAGTGAATTTGCCATTGCTCTCTGTTGCACGAGATTGGTCCTATGTCAGAATTACCGACAGCTTAACAAACTCGGCTTTGACGTAGCCCTAG GATGGAAAGCAAATAAGAAGAAACAAAGAAGAATAGCAAGCCAAACGGCAGCACGATTTGTTCCACCAGTGGTTAATCCAGGGATGTTTAGATGA